In Mercenaria mercenaria strain notata chromosome 14, MADL_Memer_1, whole genome shotgun sequence, the following are encoded in one genomic region:
- the LOC123526693 gene encoding keratin, type II cytoskeletal I-like isoform X1 produces MNVFVVVAFIASVCVVVNGQGASGNNNNAGSRPAGTPNNNAYGNMGSMMRMMASGGAAPGMRGGGSGGGGGYGGGQGGGMGIPAMSGMPGGMPGGPMGAMMFGGMSMSEIGQMMMCRRHLRGMMAYACIMNILN; encoded by the exons ATGAACGTATTTGTTGTCGTCGCTTTTATTGCCAGTGTGTGCGTGGTGGTTAATGGACAGGGAGCAagtggtaataataataatgccgGATCAAGACCTGCAGGTACACCCAATAACAACGCGTATGGGAATATGGGTAGTATGATGAGAATGATGGCGAGCGGAGGAGCGGCGCCTGGTATGCGAGGCGGTGGATCTGGCGGCGGCGGAGGCTATGGAGGTGGCCAAGGAGGTGGTATGGGAATACCTGCAATGTCTGGAATGCCTGGTGGAATGCCTGGAGGTCCAATGGGTGCAATGATGTTTGGTGGAA tgAGTATGAGTGAAATAGGGCAAATGATGATGTGTAGACGTCACTTACGTGGAATGATGGCGTACGCGTGtataatgaacattttaaactaa
- the LOC123526693 gene encoding keratin, type II cytoskeletal I-like isoform X2, which yields MNVFVVVAFIASVCVVVNGQGASGNNNNAGSRPAGTPNNNAYGNMGSMMRMMASGGAAPGMRGGGSGGGGGYGGGQGGGMGIPAMSGMPGGMPGGPMGAMMFGGMDANNIFPFMTCMRFMPPIYCLSQYIN from the exons ATGAACGTATTTGTTGTCGTCGCTTTTATTGCCAGTGTGTGCGTGGTGGTTAATGGACAGGGAGCAagtggtaataataataatgccgGATCAAGACCTGCAGGTACACCCAATAACAACGCGTATGGGAATATGGGTAGTATGATGAGAATGATGGCGAGCGGAGGAGCGGCGCCTGGTATGCGAGGCGGTGGATCTGGCGGCGGCGGAGGCTATGGAGGTGGCCAAGGAGGTGGTATGGGAATACCTGCAATGTCTGGAATGCCTGGTGGAATGCCTGGAGGTCCAATGGGTGCAATGATGTTTGGTGGAA tgGACGCAAATAATATATTTCCATTCATGACGTGTATGCGATTCATGCCTCCGATTTATTGCCTGAGTCAATATATAAACTGa